In Raphanus sativus cultivar WK10039 unplaced genomic scaffold, ASM80110v3 Scaffold5554, whole genome shotgun sequence, one genomic interval encodes:
- the LOC130507754 gene encoding HVA22-like protein c, whose product MAVLEAGGNAGLVLPQFNGAEHVYRHFIRPFYMNPQRASTNIWYVPQKKLNFFPKRDDDDILTAGESTWRNTAPTRIVMKEGGERRGGGGGGSNNYMIFDDDYRY is encoded by the exons ATGGCCGTTCTTGAAGCTGGTGGGAATGCTGGGCTAGTGCTGCCACAGTTTAACGGAGCAGAACATGTCTACAGACATTTCATCAGGCCATTCTACATGAACCCTCAAAGAGCTTCCACCAATATTTGGTACGTTCCTCAGAAGAAGCTCAACTTCTTTCCGAAACGTGACGACGACGATATCCTCACTGCTGGCGAAAGTACATGGAGAAACACGGCACCGAC AAGGATAGTTATGAAAGAGggaggagagaggagaggaggaggaggaggaggaagcaaTAACTACATGATCTTTGATGATGATTATAGGTACTAA